Within Deinococcus detaillensis, the genomic segment TCGACCTCGAAACCAAAACCATTGATCTTCCAGCTCCTGGCTTACTTCGTTCAGCCGCTGATCGCCATTTTGCTGATCGCGGCAGTCATTTCGGGCGTCTCGGGCGACTGGCTCAACGCCGCCATCATCATTGTGATCGTGCTGGGCAGCATCGGGCTGGACTTCTACCAGACCCGGCGCTCTCAGGTGGCCGCCGAGTCGCTGCG encodes:
- a CDS encoding cation-transporting P-type ATPase encodes the protein MTADAVAREAGLTRSTESSGLSSQAAAELLAQIGPNEISTSKPKPLIFQLLAYFVQPLIAILLIAAVISGVSGDWLNAAIIIVIVLGSIGLDFYQTRRSQVAAESLR